GCCCGAGGTGGTGGGCCGCGACGTGCCGTTCATGGGCTGCTGCTACGGCATGGGTGCGCTCGGGCATCACCTGGGTGCGGAGGTCTCCAAGCGCCGCTATGGCGAGGGCGTCGCCGCGGTGCCCTGCGAACGCACCGAGGCCGGGCGCGCCGATCCGATCCTCGCCGACCTGCCGGACCGGTTCGACGCCTTCGTCGGCCACAAGGAGGCGTTGCAGGACCTGCCCAAGGGGGCCGTGCACCTGATGCGCGGCGAGGCGTGCCCGTTCCAGATGATCCGCTACGGGCAAAATGTCTACGCGACCCAGTTCCACCCCGAAGCCGATGGCGACGGCGTGGCCCTGCGCATCCGCGCCTATCGCGACAAGGGGTATTTCCCGCCCGAAGAGGCCGAGCCCCTCATCGCGCGGGTCCAGCATGCGGATGTGCGCGCAAGTGCCCGTATTCTCAGGAATTTCGTGGCCCGATACGCAACCGGTTGACCCGGCAAGCCGCAGGATTCCATCCGGGCCGAGATACTCCGGCGTGTAGACCGCAGGTCCGCCGGGGCAGCGCCCCCTCCGCCGTGCGGGGTCAGCCGCCCGTGTGGCTCATGTGTCGGGTCATCTGCCCGTCGAGGCGCTGGCGCGAATAGTCGAAATCATGGCCCTTCGGCTTCAGGGCGATCGCCGCGCGGATGGCGTTCTCCAGCGCGCGGTCGTCGTCGGGATATTCCCGCAGGGGCTTGCGCAGGTCGGCATTGTCCTCCTGGCCCAGGCACATGAACAACTCGCCCGTGCAGGTCAGGCGCACTCGGTTGCAGCTTTCGCAGAAATTATGGGTCAGGGGGGTGATAAACCCAAGTTTTTGCCCAGTTTCTTCCAGCCGGACATAGCGCGCGGGCCCGCCGGTCCGCTCGTCCAGTTCGGTCAGGGTGAACCGTTCGCGCAGGGTGTTGCGCAGGTCCGACAGCGCCCAGTACTGGCCCAGCCGGTTCTCGTTGCCGATATCGCCCATGGGCATGACCTCGATGAAGGTCAGGTCCATGTCGCGCTCGGCGCACCAGTCGACCATCGGGAAGAGCTCGTCCTCGTTGAAGCCCTTAAGCGCCACGGCGTTGATTTTTATGCGTAATCCGGCCTTCTGGGCCGCGTCGATCCCGCGCAGGACCTGGGGCAGGCGGCCCCAGCGGGTGATCTCGGCAAACTTCTTCTCGTCCAGCGTGTCCATCGACACGTTGATCCGGCGCATCCCGGCAGCGTAGAGGCCGTCGGCGAATTTCTCCAGCTGCGAGCCGTTGGTCGTGAGGGTGAGCTCCCGCAGCGCGCCGCTGTCCAGATGTCGGGACATGCGGTCGAAAAACGTCATGATATCGCGTCGCACAAGGGGTTCGCCGCCGGTGATGCGCAGCTTCTTCACCCCGAGCCGGATGAAGGTGGAGCACATGCGATCCAGCTCTTCGAGTGTCAGCAATTCCTTCTTGGGCAGGAAGGTCATGTTCTCGGACATGCAATACACACAGCGGAAATCGCAGCGGTCGGTCACCGAAACACGCAGGTAGTCGATGGCGCGCTGGAACGGGTCGATCAGTGGTGTCGTGGTCATGAGGCAACCTCCCAATGTCGCAAAGCTACCGGGCGGGGCGGGGGGGCGCAAGGTCCGCGCGGGGTGAAAACATGATTCTCTGATAGGGATTTTATCTCGGACACATCCGCGCCCGGCCGCCCGCGAAACCCCGGTGTTTCCGCGGTCGGATACCTGTCGGGCAAGTGTATGGCACCTGTCGGGCAAGTGTATGGCACATTGTCTGACAATCCATGCAAGCCGTTGCGTAGCCTCAGCTTTCCTCCGTCGCCGCGCGCGGCAACAGGCGGGCGGCTTCGCGGCGGGCGAAGGGCTTCATCCCGGCGCCGTGGATGTCGAGAAAGGCCCGCACCCGGTCCGGGTCGCGCCGCGACAGATCGCGCAGCCACCAGGCGATGGCCTTCTGGATGAACCAGTCGCGGTCGGGCACATAGCCCGCGGCCCAGCCGAGCACCCGTTCGCGGATCGCGAGATCCTCCGGTTTGGCGTCGCGCTGTATCGTCCAGGGCAGGGTGATCACCAGGGCCGCGCGCCGGGTCCAGATGTGATCGGAGCCGGTCCAGGTCTCGACGACATCTAGCCGGGACGGATCGGCCACCAGCCGTTTCGCGCCCGCCGCGCAGGCGTGATCGGCCAGCGCCCAGCCGTCGAACTGGGGCACCCAGGCCAGGATCGCGTCCCAGCTGGGCGTGTCGTCGGGGCGCTGCCGGGCCTGGGTCAGCAGTTTGGCCGCCGCCACCCGCGCTTCGTGGATATTGGTATCCCAGAGCGCGCAGGCCAGCGCGGCCCGGGCGGGGATGTCGAGCGCCCGCCGCCAGTCGCGCGCCAGATCGTCGAGCACCGGAACGGGCACCCCGAGATAGGGGCGCGCCACCTTGTGATAGGCGGCCATCCCCGCGGCCTTTTCAGGGTCCGCATGGGCGGTGATCCGGGCGAGCGCGCTCTCTGGGGTCACAGGTTCCGCTCGATCCCGGTGGGGGCACCGTCGAGGGTTTCGGCGTTGGTCTCGGCCCAATATGCGCGGATCCCGTCCGCGCCCCGGGCGGCGGCCCAGGTCTTCAGGGTGTCCCGCTCGGTCATCTCGTCGGCCATGGGGACCGCGTAGCCGCAGGAGGTTTGCACCATCTCGACATCCATGTCGAAGACCTGGCGTTTTTCCGGCCCGCCGGGGAAGAGCGCGGCAAGGGCGTCCCAATCCGCATCGCGGCGGTGCACGGCGCGGGCGGTGCCATAGACGCGCAGGATCATCGGGGTGGCATCGAAGCTGCACCACATCAGCGTCATGCGCGGGCTCTGGCGCAGGTGCCCGGCGGTCTCGTTGCCCGAGCCGGTGACGTTGAGCCAGGCGAGGCGGTTCGGCCCCAGCACGCGCAGACTGTCCATGCCCTTGGGGCTGAGATTGATCCGGCCGGTCTCGGCGGCGGTGGCGACGAAGAAGACCTTCTGGGCTTCGATCATCGCCTGGTGGCCGAGGCCGATGCGGGGGAACTGCCTGGCCATGGCTCACTCCACCGTGACGGATTTGGCGAGGTTGCGGGGCTGGTCCACATCCGTGCCCTTGGCGACCGCCGTGTGATAGGCCAGCAGCTGCGCCGGGATCGCATAGAGGATCGGGGCGAGGAAGGGCGACACATGGGGCATCTGGATCGTGGCCCAGCTGCCGGGGCCGGCCGTGTCGAGACCGGTGGCGTCGCTGACCAGCAGGACCTTGCCCTGGCGGGCCATCACCTCTTGCATGTTCGAGACGGTCTTGTCGAAGAGCGGGTCGGTGGGGGCGAAGACGATCACCGGAACGGCGGGGTCCACCAGGGCGATGGGGCCGTGTTTCAGCTCCCCCGAGGCGTAGCCTTCGGCGTGGATGTAGCTGATTTCCTTGAGTTTCAGCGCACCTTCCAGGGCGATGGGATACATCGCGCCGCGCCCGAGAAAGAGGATGTCGCGGGCCTCGGCCAGCTCGCGGGAGACCGTCTCGATCTCGGCCTCCTGGCCCAGCGCGAGGTTGAGCAGGCCGGGCAGGCCGCGCAGGGCGGTCAGATGTTCGGCCAGGGTTGCGTCGTCGCAATGGCCCCGCTGTCGGGCGGCGTGCAGCGCCAGCAGCGCCAGCACGGTGAGCTGGCAGGTGAAGGCCTTGGTCGAGGCGACGCCGATCTCGACGCCCGCGAGGGTCGGCAGGGCGACGGTGCTTTCGCGGGCGATGGAGCTTTGCGGCACGTTGCAGATCGACAGGATGTGGTCGGCCTTGCCTGCGCAGTAGCGCAGGGCCGCCAGGGTATCGGCGGTCTCGCCCGACTGGCTGACGAACAGGGCTGCGGTGCGCGGCCCGATGGGCGGGCTGCGGTAGCGGAACTCCGACGCGATGTCGATGTCCACGGGCAGGCCGGTCAGCTGCTCGAACCAGTATTTCGCGGTCTGGCAGGCATAGAAGGCCGTGCCGCAGGCCACGAGGATCAGCCGGTCGATCTGCGCGAAATCCGGCAGCTCGGCGGGCATGTCGATCCGGGTGCCGGTCTTTGTGTAATGGCCCAGCACGTCGGAGATCACGCTGGGTTGCTCGGCGATTTCCTTGGCCATGAAGTGGCGGTGGCCGCCCTTGCCGATCTGGGTGCCGTCGATGCGGGCATGGGTTTCGGGGCGCAGCACCTCGGTGTCCCGGGCGTCGAAGACCTGCACCCCGGCGCGGGTGACCACGGCCCAGTCGCCTTCCTCCAGGTAGGTGATCCGGTCGGTCATGGGGTGGAGCGCCAGCGCGTCGGAGCCCACGAACATCTCGCCATCGCCATGCCCGATGGCGAGCGGCGAGCCCTTGCGCGCCGCGATCAGCAGGTCGTCATGGCCGTCGAAC
The Dinoroseobacter shibae DFL 12 = DSM 16493 genome window above contains:
- a CDS encoding glutamine amidotransferase — encoded protein: MKPFLILQLRPEPEVSDDEYAAILTKSGLRAQDTQRICLDHEKLPDELDLADYSGVIVGGGPGCISDPAEVKTPTEARIEAAILSLMPEVVGRDVPFMGCCYGMGALGHHLGAEVSKRRYGEGVAAVPCERTEAGRADPILADLPDRFDAFVGHKEALQDLPKGAVHLMRGEACPFQMIRYGQNVYATQFHPEADGDGVALRIRAYRDKGYFPPEEAEPLIARVQHADVRASARILRNFVARYATG
- the moaA gene encoding GTP 3',8-cyclase MoaA, whose translation is MTTTPLIDPFQRAIDYLRVSVTDRCDFRCVYCMSENMTFLPKKELLTLEELDRMCSTFIRLGVKKLRITGGEPLVRRDIMTFFDRMSRHLDSGALRELTLTTNGSQLEKFADGLYAAGMRRINVSMDTLDEKKFAEITRWGRLPQVLRGIDAAQKAGLRIKINAVALKGFNEDELFPMVDWCAERDMDLTFIEVMPMGDIGNENRLGQYWALSDLRNTLRERFTLTELDERTGGPARYVRLEETGQKLGFITPLTHNFCESCNRVRLTCTGELFMCLGQEDNADLRKPLREYPDDDRALENAIRAAIALKPKGHDFDYSRQRLDGQMTRHMSHTGG
- a CDS encoding DNA alkylation repair protein — protein: MTPESALARITAHADPEKAAGMAAYHKVARPYLGVPVPVLDDLARDWRRALDIPARAALACALWDTNIHEARVAAAKLLTQARQRPDDTPSWDAILAWVPQFDGWALADHACAAGAKRLVADPSRLDVVETWTGSDHIWTRRAALVITLPWTIQRDAKPEDLAIRERVLGWAAGYVPDRDWFIQKAIAWWLRDLSRRDPDRVRAFLDIHGAGMKPFARREAARLLPRAATEES
- a CDS encoding pyridoxamine 5'-phosphate oxidase family protein; translation: MARQFPRIGLGHQAMIEAQKVFFVATAAETGRINLSPKGMDSLRVLGPNRLAWLNVTGSGNETAGHLRQSPRMTLMWCSFDATPMILRVYGTARAVHRRDADWDALAALFPGGPEKRQVFDMDVEMVQTSCGYAVPMADEMTERDTLKTWAAARGADGIRAYWAETNAETLDGAPTGIERNL
- the glmS gene encoding glutamine--fructose-6-phosphate transaminase (isomerizing), whose translation is MCGIVGVLGHNQAAPLLVEALKRLEYRGYDSAGVATVQDGHLDRRRAMGKLVNLSDLLVENPLAGKAGIGHTRWATHGVPSVSNAHPHQAGPVAVVHNGIIENFRALRAELIADGANFESETDTETIAQLCARELRAGATPVEAARRTIARLEGAFALCFLFDGHDDLLIAARKGSPLAIGHGDGEMFVGSDALALHPMTDRITYLEEGDWAVVTRAGVQVFDARDTEVLRPETHARIDGTQIGKGGHRHFMAKEIAEQPSVISDVLGHYTKTGTRIDMPAELPDFAQIDRLILVACGTAFYACQTAKYWFEQLTGLPVDIDIASEFRYRSPPIGPRTAALFVSQSGETADTLAALRYCAGKADHILSICNVPQSSIARESTVALPTLAGVEIGVASTKAFTCQLTVLALLALHAARQRGHCDDATLAEHLTALRGLPGLLNLALGQEAEIETVSRELAEARDILFLGRGAMYPIALEGALKLKEISYIHAEGYASGELKHGPIALVDPAVPVIVFAPTDPLFDKTVSNMQEVMARQGKVLLVSDATGLDTAGPGSWATIQMPHVSPFLAPILYAIPAQLLAYHTAVAKGTDVDQPRNLAKSVTVE